One stretch of Streptomyces zhihengii DNA includes these proteins:
- the tuf gene encoding elongation factor Tu: protein MPKTAYVRTKPHLNIGTMGHVDHGKTTLTAAITKVLSERSGGTTSYVAFDRIDRAPEEARRGITIDIAHVEYETDTRHYAHVDMPGHADYVKNMVTGAAQLDGAILVVSALDGVMPQTSEHVLLARQVGVDHIVVALNKADAGDDELTDLVELEVRDLLTAHGYGGDAAPVVRVSGLKALEGDPRWTAAVEALLDAVDTYVPMPVRYTDAPFLLPVENVLTITGRGTVVTGAVERGTVRVGDRVEVLGAETETVVTGLETFGRPMESAEAGDSVALLLRGVPRDAVRRGHVVAAPGSVVPRSRFAARVYVLPASAGGRSSPVSGGYRPQFYIRTADVVGGIDLGGAAVARPGETVSMTVELGREVPLEPGLGFAIREGGRTVGAGTVTEVL from the coding sequence ATGCCCAAGACGGCATACGTGCGCACCAAGCCGCACCTCAACATCGGCACCATGGGGCACGTCGACCACGGCAAGACCACGCTCACCGCCGCCATCACCAAGGTGCTCAGCGAGCGTTCCGGCGGCACCACCTCCTACGTCGCCTTCGACCGCATCGACCGCGCCCCCGAGGAGGCCCGGCGCGGCATCACCATCGACATCGCCCACGTCGAGTACGAGACCGACACCCGCCACTACGCCCATGTCGACATGCCGGGCCACGCCGACTACGTGAAGAACATGGTGACCGGCGCCGCCCAGCTCGACGGCGCGATCCTGGTCGTCTCCGCGCTCGACGGCGTCATGCCGCAGACCTCGGAGCACGTGCTGCTCGCCCGCCAGGTGGGCGTGGACCACATCGTCGTGGCGCTCAACAAGGCCGACGCGGGCGACGACGAGCTCACCGACCTCGTCGAGCTGGAGGTCCGCGACCTGCTCACCGCGCACGGCTACGGCGGCGACGCGGCGCCCGTCGTGCGGGTCTCCGGGCTGAAGGCGCTGGAGGGGGACCCGCGGTGGACGGCGGCCGTCGAGGCGCTGCTCGACGCCGTGGACACCTATGTGCCGATGCCCGTGCGGTACACCGACGCCCCGTTCCTGCTCCCGGTGGAGAACGTGCTCACCATCACCGGCCGGGGGACCGTCGTCACCGGGGCCGTGGAGCGCGGCACGGTCCGCGTCGGCGACCGGGTCGAGGTCCTCGGCGCGGAGACGGAGACGGTGGTCACCGGCCTGGAGACGTTCGGCAGGCCGATGGAGTCGGCGGAGGCCGGCGACAGCGTGGCGCTGCTGCTGCGCGGAGTGCCACGGGACGCGGTCCGCCGCGGGCACGTGGTGGCCGCGCCCGGCAGTGTGGTGCCGCGCTCCCGGTTCGCCGCGCGGGTGTACGTGCTCCCGGCGAGCGCGGGCGGCAGGAGCAGCCCGGTCTCCGGCGGCTACCGGCCGCAGTTCTACATCCGCACGGCGGACGTCGTCGGCGGGATCGACCTCGGCGGCGCGGCGGTCGCGCGGCCGGGGGAGACGGTCTCGATGACCGTCGAACTCGGGCGCGAGGTCCCGCTGGAGCCGGGGCTGGGCTTCGCGATCCGCGAGGGCGGCCGGACCGTCGGCGCGGGCACGGTGACCGAGGTCCTGTGA
- a CDS encoding TVP38/TMEM64 family protein encodes MFDLAPRPANGLAVRCSRALFSPWSRLSLLLVLLASAAVTVLLFEPQRLLSAGWPPQVNGFSAVALFAVAYGVCTAAFVPRPILNLAAGALFGSQAGLAAAVAGTVLGAGIAFGLGRLLGQDALRPLLRGRLLTAADGQLSRHGFRSMLAVRLFPGVPFAAANYCAAVSRMGWAPFLLATAVGSVPNTAAYVVAGSSAATPTSPVFLASMGFIVLTGLAAAVVGWRRRHRLRSA; translated from the coding sequence ATGTTCGACCTCGCTCCCAGGCCGGCAAACGGCCTCGCCGTCCGCTGCTCCAGGGCGCTGTTCTCGCCCTGGTCGCGGTTGTCCCTGCTGCTGGTCCTGCTGGCGTCGGCCGCGGTGACGGTCCTGCTGTTCGAACCGCAGCGCCTGCTGTCGGCGGGCTGGCCGCCACAGGTGAACGGCTTCTCCGCGGTGGCCCTGTTCGCGGTGGCGTACGGCGTGTGCACCGCCGCCTTCGTGCCGCGGCCGATCCTCAATCTCGCGGCGGGGGCGCTCTTCGGCTCGCAGGCGGGGCTGGCGGCGGCCGTCGCCGGCACGGTGCTCGGGGCGGGGATCGCGTTCGGCCTCGGCCGGCTGCTGGGCCAGGACGCCCTGCGGCCGCTGCTGCGCGGGCGGCTGCTGACGGCGGCCGACGGGCAGCTCAGCCGGCACGGCTTCCGTTCGATGCTCGCCGTCCGGCTCTTCCCCGGGGTGCCCTTCGCCGCCGCCAACTACTGCGCCGCGGTGTCGCGGATGGGCTGGGCGCCGTTCCTGCTGGCGACGGCCGTCGGGTCGGTGCCCAACACGGCCGCGTACGTCGTCGCCGGGAGCAGCGCCGCGACGCCGACGTCGCCGGTGTTCCTCGCCTCGATGGGGTTCATCGTGCTCACGGGGCTGGCCGCGGCAGTCGTCGGCTGGCGCAGGCGCCACCGGCTGCGGTCCGCCTGA
- a CDS encoding cytochrome P450: protein MATAQQIPDILSPQFEADPYAAYRLMREAAPLIHHEPTSSWIISRYADVERAFKDKESVFTTENYDWQLEPVHGHTFLQLSGREHAVRRALVAPAFRGNELRDKFLPVIERNARELIDAFRRTGEADLVDDFATRFPVNVIADMLGLDKADHERFHGWYTSVVAFLGNLAGDPDVTAAGLRTRTEFADYMFPIIQERRRHPGDDLLSALCTAEVDGVRMSDEDIKAFCSLLLAAGGETTDKAIAGIFANLLAHPGQLAAVREDRSLIDRAFAETLRYTPPVHMIMRQTATEVTVSGGTIPAGATVTCLIGAANRDAERYRDPDRFDIFRDDLTATTAFSAAADHLAFALGRHFCVGALLARAEVVTGVNQLLDAMPDLRLAEGFVPAEEGVFTRGPKSLPVRFTPVPG, encoded by the coding sequence ATGGCAACCGCACAGCAGATCCCCGACATACTGTCTCCCCAGTTCGAGGCCGACCCGTACGCGGCCTACCGCCTGATGCGCGAGGCCGCGCCGCTCATCCACCACGAGCCGACCAGCAGCTGGATCATCTCCCGCTACGCGGACGTCGAGCGGGCCTTCAAGGACAAGGAATCGGTGTTCACCACCGAGAACTACGACTGGCAGCTCGAACCCGTCCACGGCCACACCTTCCTCCAGCTCAGCGGCCGGGAGCACGCGGTGCGCCGCGCCCTGGTCGCCCCGGCCTTCCGGGGCAACGAGCTGCGGGACAAGTTCCTGCCGGTCATCGAGCGCAACGCGCGCGAACTGATCGACGCCTTCCGCCGCACCGGCGAGGCCGACCTCGTGGACGACTTCGCCACCCGCTTCCCGGTCAACGTCATCGCCGACATGCTCGGGCTCGACAAGGCCGACCACGAGCGCTTCCACGGCTGGTACACCAGCGTCGTCGCGTTCCTCGGCAACCTCGCGGGCGACCCGGACGTCACCGCCGCCGGGCTGCGCACCCGGACCGAGTTCGCCGACTACATGTTCCCCATCATCCAGGAGCGGCGCCGGCACCCGGGCGACGACCTGCTGTCCGCGCTGTGCACCGCGGAGGTCGACGGGGTGCGCATGAGCGACGAGGACATCAAGGCGTTCTGCAGCCTGCTGCTCGCCGCCGGGGGCGAGACCACCGACAAGGCCATCGCCGGCATCTTCGCCAACCTCCTCGCCCACCCCGGCCAGCTCGCCGCCGTCCGCGAGGACCGCTCGCTCATCGACCGGGCGTTCGCCGAGACCCTGCGCTACACCCCGCCCGTGCACATGATCATGCGGCAGACGGCCACCGAGGTCACCGTCAGCGGCGGCACCATACCGGCCGGCGCCACGGTCACCTGCCTCATCGGCGCCGCCAACCGCGACGCGGAGCGCTACCGCGACCCGGACCGCTTCGACATCTTCCGCGACGACCTGACCGCCACCACCGCCTTCTCCGCCGCCGCCGACCACCTCGCCTTCGCGCTCGGCCGGCACTTCTGCGTCGGCGCGCTGCTCGCCCGTGCCGAAGTCGTCACCGGCGTCAACCAACTGCTCGACGCCATGCCCGACCTGCGGCTCGCGGAGGGCTTCGTGCCGGCCGAGGAGGGGGTGTTCACCCGGGGCCCGAAGTCCCTGCCCGTACGCTTCACCCCGGTGCCCGGCTGA
- a CDS encoding DUF4442 domain-containing protein, giving the protein MSAEDTSLGELLAATVPMVRTLNLQYLETTPERAVLSLPDQAEYHNHVGGPHAGAMFTLAESASGAIVLAAFGDQLSRAVPLPVTAGIAFKKIARGAVTATATLGRPAADVVAELDAGTRPEFPVHVAITREDGAVTGEMDIVWTLRPNG; this is encoded by the coding sequence ATGAGTGCAGAAGACACGTCGCTCGGCGAACTGCTCGCCGCCACGGTGCCCATGGTGCGGACCCTGAACCTCCAGTACCTGGAGACCACCCCGGAGCGGGCGGTGCTGAGCCTCCCGGACCAGGCCGAGTACCACAACCACGTCGGCGGCCCGCACGCCGGCGCGATGTTCACGCTGGCCGAGTCCGCGAGCGGCGCCATCGTCCTGGCCGCCTTCGGCGACCAGCTCTCCCGTGCCGTCCCGCTGCCGGTCACCGCCGGCATCGCCTTCAAGAAGATCGCCCGCGGCGCGGTCACCGCCACGGCCACCCTCGGCCGCCCGGCCGCCGACGTCGTCGCCGAACTCGACGCGGGCACCCGCCCGGAGTTCCCCGTGCACGTCGCCATCACCCGCGAGGACGGCGCCGTCACCGGGGAGATGGACATCGTCTGGACCCTGCGCCCCAACGGCTGA
- a CDS encoding undecaprenyl-diphosphate phosphatase, whose translation MSWFESFVLGLVQGLTEFLPISSSAHLRLTAAFAGWHDPGAAFTAITQIGTETAVLIYFRKDIARITTAWFRSLTDKAMRQDHDAQMGWLVIIGSIPIGVLGITLKDQIEGPFRDLRLIATTLIVMGIVLGVADRLAARDEAGGRHRAVRERKSLKDLSVRDGLIYGFCQAMALIPGVSRSGATISGGLLMGYTREAAARYSFLLAIPAVLASGAYELKDAGEGHVSWGPTIFATIVAFAVGYAVIAWFMKFITTKSFMPFVIYRILLGIVLFILVGTGVLSPHAGESAH comes from the coding sequence ATGTCGTGGTTCGAATCATTCGTCCTCGGGCTCGTCCAGGGGCTGACGGAGTTCCTCCCGATCTCCTCCAGTGCGCATCTGCGGCTGACCGCCGCGTTCGCCGGGTGGCACGACCCGGGCGCGGCGTTCACCGCGATCACGCAGATCGGCACCGAGACGGCCGTGCTCATCTACTTCCGCAAGGACATCGCGCGGATCACGACGGCCTGGTTCCGCTCGCTGACCGACAAGGCGATGCGCCAGGACCACGACGCCCAGATGGGCTGGCTGGTCATCATCGGCTCCATTCCGATCGGGGTGCTCGGCATCACCCTCAAGGACCAGATCGAGGGGCCGTTCCGTGATCTGCGGCTGATCGCGACCACCCTGATCGTCATGGGCATCGTGCTCGGCGTCGCCGACCGGCTCGCCGCACGGGACGAGGCCGGCGGCCGGCACCGCGCCGTCCGGGAGCGCAAGTCGCTCAAGGACCTCAGCGTCCGGGACGGCCTGATCTACGGCTTCTGCCAGGCGATGGCCCTGATCCCGGGCGTCTCCCGGTCCGGCGCGACCATCAGCGGCGGTCTGCTGATGGGCTATACCCGCGAGGCGGCGGCGCGTTACTCGTTCCTGCTGGCGATCCCCGCCGTGCTGGCGTCGGGCGCCTACGAGTTGAAGGACGCCGGCGAGGGCCACGTCTCGTGGGGCCCCACCATCTTCGCGACGATCGTGGCGTTCGCCGTGGGCTACGCGGTGATCGCCTGGTTCATGAAATTCATCACTACCAAGAGCTTCATGCCGTTCGTGATCTATCGGATCCTGCTGGGAATCGTGCTGTTCATCCTGGTCGGAACGGGTGTACTGAGCCCGCACGCGGGCGAGTCGGCGCACTGA
- a CDS encoding cytochrome P450 — MNDTTGLSSPTVPPAACPAHESAVRLRGPEFQQSPAELYRALRRRHGAVAPVLLDSDVPAWLVLGYAEVTYVTAHDDLFARDSRRWNQWDTVPADWPLLPFVGHQPSVLFTEGAVHQLRAGVITEALEVVDQFELAHRCRGIAGPLIDAFAGSGHAELMSAYVHALPMRAAVQMCGMPAGGADTEDLVRDLRISLDAGPGDDPVAAYGRVQERIRRLVDEKRAAPGPDVTTRMLTHPAGLTDEEIVQDLISVIAAAQQPTANWIGNTLRLLLTDDRFALNVSGGRLSVGQALGEVLWLDTPTQNFIGRWAVRDTTLGGRRIRAGDMVVLGLAAANTDPQIWPEGHAGEENSAHLSFGNGEHRCPYPAPLLADVIARTAVETLLERLPDVVLAVEPEELTWRPSVWMRGLTALPVRFTPVVQ, encoded by the coding sequence GCACGAGAGCGCGGTCCGGCTCCGCGGCCCGGAGTTCCAGCAGTCGCCCGCCGAGCTGTACCGCGCGCTGCGGCGGCGGCACGGCGCCGTGGCGCCGGTGCTGCTGGACTCCGACGTGCCGGCCTGGCTGGTGCTGGGCTACGCGGAGGTCACCTATGTCACCGCGCACGACGACCTCTTCGCCCGCGACTCCCGGCGGTGGAACCAGTGGGACACCGTCCCGGCGGACTGGCCGCTGCTGCCGTTCGTCGGGCATCAGCCGTCGGTGCTGTTCACCGAGGGCGCGGTGCACCAGCTCCGGGCGGGCGTGATCACCGAGGCGCTGGAGGTCGTCGACCAGTTCGAGCTCGCCCACCGGTGCCGCGGAATCGCCGGTCCGCTGATCGACGCCTTCGCGGGCAGCGGGCACGCGGAGCTGATGTCGGCGTACGTCCACGCCCTGCCGATGCGGGCGGCGGTGCAGATGTGCGGGATGCCCGCGGGCGGCGCGGACACCGAGGACCTCGTGCGGGACCTGCGCATCTCGCTGGACGCCGGCCCCGGGGACGATCCGGTCGCCGCCTACGGGCGGGTGCAGGAGCGGATCCGGCGGCTGGTGGACGAGAAGCGGGCCGCGCCGGGGCCGGACGTCACCACGCGGATGCTGACGCATCCGGCGGGACTGACGGACGAGGAGATCGTCCAGGACCTGATCTCGGTGATCGCGGCGGCGCAGCAGCCGACGGCGAACTGGATCGGCAACACCCTGCGGCTGCTGCTGACCGACGACCGGTTCGCGCTGAACGTGTCGGGCGGGCGCCTCAGCGTCGGCCAGGCGCTGGGCGAGGTGCTGTGGCTCGACACCCCGACGCAGAACTTCATCGGCCGCTGGGCGGTGCGGGACACGACGCTGGGCGGCCGGCGGATCCGGGCGGGCGACATGGTGGTGCTCGGCCTCGCGGCCGCCAACACCGATCCGCAGATCTGGCCGGAGGGCCACGCGGGCGAGGAGAACTCGGCGCATCTGTCCTTCGGAAACGGCGAGCACCGCTGTCCCTACCCGGCACCGCTGCTCGCCGACGTGATCGCCCGGACGGCGGTCGAGACGCTGCTGGAGCGGTTGCCTGACGTGGTGCTCGCCGTGGAGCCGGAGGAGCTGACCTGGCGGCCGTCGGTGTGGATGCGGGGACTGACCGCGCTTCCGGTGCGGTTCACCCCCGTCGTCCAGTGA
- a CDS encoding spermidine synthase, whose protein sequence is MPDVDRPRAWLLTVDGSPQSYVDLDDPLHLEFEYVRRLAHAVDCAAGEGEPLDVFHLGGGALTLPRWIGATRPGSRQTVAEADGPLSALVAGLLPLAPGTDVTVRTADARAELENAPEDGADVIVADVFGGSRVPAQVTSLEFARAAARVLRPGGLYAANLADGAPFGFLRSQLANFAAVFGELALIAEPAVLRGRRFGNAVLVASRVPVDTASLARRTAADAFPARVEHGRSLARLIGDARPVRDAEAVASPPPPDGAFGVG, encoded by the coding sequence ATGCCCGACGTCGACCGGCCCCGGGCCTGGCTGCTGACCGTGGACGGCTCGCCGCAGTCGTACGTGGACCTCGACGACCCCCTGCACCTGGAGTTCGAGTACGTCCGCCGGCTCGCCCACGCCGTCGACTGCGCGGCCGGGGAGGGCGAACCGCTGGACGTGTTCCACCTCGGCGGCGGGGCGCTCACCCTGCCGCGCTGGATCGGGGCGACCCGTCCCGGATCCCGGCAGACGGTGGCCGAGGCGGACGGACCGCTCTCGGCGCTCGTCGCCGGACTGCTGCCGCTCGCACCGGGGACCGACGTCACCGTGCGCACGGCCGACGCCCGGGCCGAGCTGGAGAACGCGCCCGAGGACGGCGCCGACGTGATCGTCGCCGACGTCTTCGGCGGCTCGCGGGTGCCCGCGCAGGTGACCTCGCTGGAGTTCGCGCGGGCGGCGGCGCGGGTGCTGCGGCCCGGCGGCCTCTACGCGGCCAATCTCGCCGACGGCGCGCCGTTCGGCTTCCTCCGGTCACAGCTCGCGAACTTCGCCGCCGTCTTCGGGGAGCTGGCGCTGATCGCCGAGCCGGCCGTACTGCGCGGCAGGCGGTTCGGCAACGCGGTGCTCGTGGCGTCGCGGGTGCCCGTCGACACGGCGTCGCTCGCCCGCCGCACCGCGGCCGACGCCTTCCCCGCGAGGGTCGAGCACGGGCGGTCGCTGGCCCGGCTGATCGGCGACGCGCGGCCCGTGCGGGACGCGGAGGCGGTGGCCTCGCCCCCGCCGCCGGACGGCGCCTTCGGCGTGGGCTGA
- a CDS encoding DedA family protein: MHVQEWLETIPAVSIYLLVGVVIGLESLGIPLPGEIVLVSSALLASQHGEIDPYVLGACATAGAIIGDSIGYAIGRRGGRPLLAWLGGRFPRHFGPPQIAMAERSFQKWGMWAVFFGRFVALLRIFAGPLAGVLRMPYWKFLVANVLGGILWAGGTTAVVYSVGVVAEAWLKRFSWVGLLLAVLIGVTSMLVLRNRAKKAAAEAERDAALPAAAVAD, translated from the coding sequence TTGCACGTCCAGGAGTGGCTCGAGACCATCCCCGCGGTCAGCATCTACCTCCTGGTGGGGGTGGTCATCGGCCTCGAAAGCCTCGGCATCCCCCTGCCCGGGGAGATCGTGCTCGTCAGCTCGGCGCTGCTGGCGTCGCAGCACGGCGAGATCGACCCGTACGTCCTCGGCGCCTGCGCCACGGCCGGCGCGATCATCGGCGACTCCATCGGCTACGCGATCGGACGCCGGGGCGGCAGGCCGCTCCTCGCCTGGCTCGGCGGCAGGTTCCCCCGCCACTTCGGCCCCCCGCAGATCGCGATGGCCGAGCGCTCCTTCCAGAAGTGGGGCATGTGGGCCGTCTTCTTCGGCCGCTTCGTCGCCCTGCTCCGGATCTTCGCCGGACCGCTCGCCGGTGTGCTGCGCATGCCCTACTGGAAGTTCCTCGTCGCCAACGTCCTCGGCGGCATCCTCTGGGCCGGCGGCACCACGGCGGTCGTCTACTCGGTCGGCGTGGTCGCCGAGGCGTGGCTCAAGCGGTTCTCCTGGGTCGGGCTGCTGCTCGCCGTGCTCATCGGCGTCACCTCGATGCTGGTCCTCAGGAACCGGGCGAAGAAGGCGGCCGCCGAGGCGGAGCGGGACGCCGCCCTGCCGGCGGCGGCCGTCGCCGACTGA
- a CDS encoding gamma carbonic anhydrase family protein gives MTDGALIAGVGGREPKVDPDAFTAPTSVVLGDVTLAAGASVWYQSVLRGDGGPITIGPDSNIQDNCTVHVDPGFPVTVGARVSVGHNAVLHGCTVEDDVLVGMGATVLNGAHIGAGSLVAAQALVPQGMRVPPGSLVAGVPAKVRRELTEEEREGVRLNAAVYVDLAQQHRAAHGG, from the coding sequence ATGACGGATGGGGCACTGATCGCGGGCGTGGGCGGCAGGGAGCCGAAGGTCGACCCGGACGCCTTCACCGCACCGACGTCCGTGGTGCTGGGGGACGTGACCCTCGCCGCCGGCGCGAGCGTCTGGTACCAGAGCGTGCTGCGGGGCGACGGCGGCCCCATCACGATCGGGCCGGACAGCAACATCCAGGACAACTGCACGGTCCATGTGGACCCCGGCTTCCCCGTCACCGTCGGCGCGCGGGTCTCGGTGGGGCACAACGCGGTGCTGCACGGCTGCACGGTCGAGGACGACGTGCTGGTCGGCATGGGCGCGACGGTGCTGAACGGCGCGCACATCGGGGCCGGTTCGCTGGTGGCGGCGCAGGCCCTGGTGCCGCAGGGGATGCGGGTGCCGCCCGGATCGCTGGTGGCTGGCGTGCCGGCGAAGGTCCGCAGGGAGCTGACGGAGGAGGAGCGCGAGGGCGTCCGGCTGAACGCGGCGGTCTACGTCGACCTGGCCCAGCAGCACCGGGCGGCCCACGGCGGCTGA